A genomic stretch from Mycobacterium malmoense includes:
- a CDS encoding ParA family protein, whose amino-acid sequence MTEQPDGVVEVGLTGRPPRPIPEPEPRTSHGPAKVVAMCNQKGGVGKTTSTINLGAALAEYGRRVLLVDMDPQGALSAGLGVPHYELEKTIHNVLVEPRVSIDDVLISTRVKHMDLVPSNIDLSAAEIQLVNEVGREQTLARALHPVLDRYDYVLIDCQPSLGLLTVNGLACADGVVIPTECEYFSLRGLALLTDTVEKVRDRLNPKLEISGILLTRYDPRTVNAREVMARVVERFGDLVFDTVITRTVRFPETSVAGEPITTWAPRSTGAIAYRALAREFIHRFGA is encoded by the coding sequence ATGACCGAGCAGCCGGACGGCGTCGTCGAGGTCGGCCTGACCGGACGTCCGCCGCGGCCGATCCCGGAGCCCGAGCCGCGCACCTCGCACGGTCCGGCCAAGGTCGTCGCGATGTGCAACCAGAAGGGCGGCGTCGGGAAGACCACGTCGACGATCAACCTGGGCGCCGCGCTCGCCGAGTACGGCAGGCGGGTGCTGCTGGTCGACATGGACCCGCAGGGCGCGCTGTCCGCGGGCCTCGGCGTTCCGCACTACGAGCTGGAAAAGACCATCCACAACGTGCTGGTGGAGCCGCGGGTGTCGATCGACGACGTGCTGATCTCCACCCGGGTCAAGCACATGGACCTGGTGCCCAGCAACATCGACCTGTCGGCCGCCGAGATCCAGCTCGTCAACGAGGTGGGCCGCGAGCAGACCCTGGCTCGGGCCCTGCACCCGGTGCTGGACCGCTACGACTATGTGCTGATCGACTGCCAGCCGTCGCTGGGGCTGCTCACCGTCAACGGGCTGGCCTGCGCGGACGGCGTGGTGATCCCCACCGAGTGTGAGTACTTCTCGCTGCGCGGGCTGGCGCTGCTCACCGATACTGTCGAGAAGGTGCGCGATCGGCTCAACCCGAAGCTGGAGATCAGCGGTATCCTGCTCACCCGTTACGACCCGCGCACCGTCAACGCGCGCGAGGTGATGGCCCGCGTCGTGGAGCGGTTCGGCGACCTGGTGTTCGACACCGTGATCACCCGAACCGTCCGCTTCCCGGAGACCAGTGTGGCCGGCGAACCCATCACCACCTGGGCCCCGCGCTCCACGGGCGCCATTGCCTACCGCGCGTTGGCTCGCGAGTTCATCCACCGATTCGGCGCGTGA